In the genome of Tannockella kyphosi, one region contains:
- a CDS encoding NAD-dependent epimerase/dehydratase family protein: protein MKKVIITGVGGFIGKSICLRLLRSNVTVIGIDVDDSRVKDLFEFSNFSFKQASFSEYDQLEKIIKDRDVDVLYHFALKGGLLANAINDVDMQLENAKYTVMILKKAIEMSVKKFVFIGTANQFEVQQIAYNEDVIPRNTCIYAASKLASEMMCKVIANQHEIIICSALCAMVYGEGNYSMQLPNVVMKQIIEGAEPRLIDGNSQYDMVYIHNLTKALSLIGEQGENNTSYYIGSHSNDLLTFKELWTEIRNIINPDIKLGFGEFKDSFSMDYSKINCNKLYEELGYRPEYSLQESVNNSVEWIKNNLMEDK from the coding sequence ATGAAAAAAGTTATAATTACGGGTGTTGGAGGATTTATTGGAAAATCGATATGTTTACGATTGCTGAGAAGTAATGTAACTGTAATCGGTATTGATGTGGATGACTCAAGAGTAAAAGATTTATTTGAATTTTCTAACTTTTCGTTCAAACAAGCGTCATTTAGTGAATATGATCAGTTAGAAAAAATAATTAAGGATCGAGATGTTGATGTGCTGTATCATTTTGCATTAAAGGGAGGTCTTTTGGCAAATGCGATAAATGATGTTGATATGCAGTTGGAGAATGCTAAGTATACAGTCATGATTTTAAAAAAAGCAATCGAGATGAGTGTAAAAAAATTTGTATTTATTGGAACGGCTAATCAATTTGAAGTTCAACAAATAGCTTATAATGAGGATGTTATTCCTAGAAACACATGTATTTATGCAGCGTCTAAATTGGCATCTGAAATGATGTGTAAAGTGATAGCCAATCAACATGAAATTATTATTTGTTCTGCTTTGTGTGCTATGGTATACGGAGAAGGTAATTACTCTATGCAATTGCCTAACGTAGTAATGAAACAGATTATAGAAGGGGCAGAACCAAGGTTGATAGACGGGAATTCTCAATACGATATGGTATATATTCATAATCTAACAAAGGCATTGTCATTAATTGGGGAACAAGGGGAAAATAATACTAGTTACTATATAGGAAGTCATAGCAATGATTTATTAACGTTTAAAGAACTATGGACTGAAATAAGAAATATTATAAATCCTGATATCAAACTTGGTTTTGGAGAGTTCAAAGACTCTTTTTCGATGGATTACAGTAAAATCAATTGTAATAAATTGTATGAAGAATTGGGTTATAGACCAGAATATTCGCTACAAGAAAGTGTGAATAATAGTGTAGAATGGATCAAAAACAATCTGATGGAGGATAAATAA